The proteins below are encoded in one region of Drosophila santomea strain STO CAGO 1482 chromosome 3R, Prin_Dsan_1.1, whole genome shotgun sequence:
- the LOC120454522 gene encoding signal transducer and transcription activator isoform X4: MSLWKRISSHVDCEQRMAAYYEEKGLLELRLCLAPWIEDRIMSEQITPNTTDQLERVALKFNEDLQQKLLSTRTASDQALKFRVVELCALIQRISAVELYTHLRSGLQKELQLVTEKSVAATAGQSMPLNPYNMNNTPMVTGYMDPSELLAVSNSCNPPVVQGIGPIHNVQNPGIASPALGMVPPKVELYDVQHQIMQALNDFGNCANALKLLVQNYGYMLNSTSSPNAEAAYRSLIDEKAAIVLTMRRSFMYYETLHELVINELKNWRHQQAQAGNGAPFNEGSMDDIQRCFEMLETFIAHMLAAVKELMRVRLVTEEPELTHLLEQVQNAQKNLVCSAFIVDKQPPQVMKTNTRFAASVRWLIGSQLGIHNNPPTVECIIMSEIQAQRFVNRNTQMDNSSLSGQSSGEIQNASSTMEYQQNNHVFSASFRNMQLKKIKRAEKKGTESVMDEKFALFFYTTTTVNDFQIRVWTLSLPVVVIVHGNQEPQSWATITWDNAFAEIVRDPFMITDRVTWAQLSVALNIKFGSCTGRSLTIDNLDFLYEKLQREERSEYITWNQFCKEPMPDRSFTFWEWFFAIMKLTKDHMLGMWKAGCIMGFINKAKAQDDLLRSVYGIGTFLLRFSDSELGGVTIAYVNENGLVTMLAPWTARDFQVLNLADRIRDLDVLCWLHPSDRNASPVKRDVAFGEFYSKRQEPEPLVLDPVTGYVKSTLHVHVCSNGDNGSTSGTPHHAQESMQLGNISPQSGITFYSPTRPEESDSDASETAEALASIVKSAQPNDPVISEITEALLTYNYRHGDFGMADFDTITNFENF, from the exons ATGAGCTTGTGGAAGCGCATCTCCAGCCATGTCGACTGCGAGCAGCGTATGGCGGCTTACTACGAGGAGAAGGGTCTGCTCGAGCTGCGCCTCTGCTTGGCACCCTGGATCGAAGACAGGATAAT GTCCGAGCAAATTACGCCCAACACTACCGACCAGTTGGAGCGCGTGGCCCTCAAGTTCAACGAAGATCTGCAGCAAAAGCTTCTGTCCACGCGCACCGCCAGCGACCAGGCCCTCAAGTTCCGGGTGGTGGAGCTTTGCGCCCTCATCCAACGCATCTCCGCTGTCGAGTTGTACACGCATCTGCGGAGCGGCTTACAAAAAGAGTTGCAGTTGGTCACCGAAAAGAGCGTGGCTGCCACCGCAGGCCAATCAATGCCGCTAAATCCCTACAACATGAACAACACGCCCATGGTTACTGGCTACATGGACCCCAGTGAACTGCTGGCGGTGTCCAACAGTTGCAATCCGCCTGTTGTTCAGGGCATAGGCCCCATCCACAATGTGCAAAATCCAGGCATAGCCTCTCCAGCCCTCGGAATGGTCCCGCCCAAGGTGGAGCTGTACGATGTTCAACATCAGATCATGCAGGCCCTCAATGATTTTGGCAACTGTGCCAATGCATTAAAACTGCTTGTCCAGAACTATGGCTACATGCTGAACTCCACATCCTCGCCGAACGCAGAAGCTGCCTACAGAAGTCTAATCGATGAAAAGGCGGCCATCGTGCTCACAATGCGTCGCAGCTTTATGTATTACGAGACGCTCCACGAGTTGGTCATAAACGAGCTGAAGAACTGGCGCCACCAACAAGCGCAAGCTGGAAACGGAGCTCCCTTTAATGAGGGCTCCATGGATGACATCCAGCGCTGCTTTGAGATGCTCGAGACCTTTATCGCACACATGTTGGCTGCCGTTAAGGAGTTGATGCGCGTACGTCTGGTAACCGAAGAGCCCGAGCTCACACATCTGCTCGAGCAGGTGCAAAACGCGCAGAAGAACCTGGTATGCTCCGCCTTTATTGTCGACAAACAGCCCCCGCAAGTGATGAAGACTAACACACGCTTCGCAGCGTCTGTGCGTTGGCTAATCGGCTCCCAGCTCGGCATCCACAACAATCCACCCACAGTCGAGTGCATCATAATGTCAG AGATACAGGCGCAACGGTTCGTCAACCGCAATACACAGATGGATAATAGTAGCCTCTCCGGTCAATCATCGGGCGAGATTCAAAACGCCTCTAGCACCATGGAGTATCAGCAAAACAACCATGTTTTCTCCGCCAGCTTCCGAAACATGCAGCTAAAGAAGATCAAGCGGGCAGAAAAGAAAGGCACTGAGAGCGTTATGGACGAGAAATTCGCCCTGTTCTTCTACACCACCACCACAGTAAACGATTTCCAGATCCGGGTGTGGACCCTGTCCTTACCGGTGGTGGTGATTGTGCACGGCAACCAAGAGCCCCAGTCTTGGGCTACCATTACTTGGGACAATGCGTTTGCGGAGATTGTGCGCGATCCCTTCATGATTACCGACCGCGTTACCTGGGCCCAGCTGTCAGTCGCGCTGAACATCAAATTCGGATCTTGTACAGGGCGTTCTTTGACTATAGATAACCTGGATTTCCTAT ACGAGAAACTCCAGCGTGAGGAGCGATCTGAGTACATTACGTGGAACCAGTTCTGTAAGGAGCCCATGCCTGACCGGTCCTTTACATTCTGGGAGTGGTTCTTTGCCATCATGAAACTCACCAAAGATCACATGTTGGGCATGTGGAAAGCAGGCTGCATTATGGGCTTCATCAACAAGGCCAAGGCTCAGGATGATCTGTTGCGTTCAGTCTATGGTATTGGGACTTTCCTGCTCCGCTTCTCCGACAGCGAGCTCG GTGGAGTCACTATCGCCTACGTAAACGAAAATGGACTGGTCACCATGCTGGCGCCATGGACTGCACGTGATTTTCAGGTGCTGAACCTGGCCGATCGCATTCGCGATCTAGATGTGCTTTGCTGGCTGCATCCTAGCGATCGCAACGCGAGTCCCGTGAAGAGGGATGTCGCCTTTGGTGAGTTCTACTCAAAGCGTCAAG AACCTGAACCCCTCGTTCTAGATCCCGTGACCGGTTATGTGAAGAGCACATTGCACGTTCACGTTTGTAGCAATGGAGACAATGGATCTACAAGTGGAACTCCGCATCATGCTCAGGAAAGCATGCAACTGGGAAA TATCTCGCCACAAAGCGGCATCACTTTCTATAGCCCAACCCGACCTGAGGAATCAGATTCCGATGCTAGCGAAACGGCCGAGGCCCTAGCGAGCATTGTGAAAAGCGCTCAACCCAACGATCCTGTGATAAGTGAAATCACTGAAGCCTTATTGACATACAACTATAGACA
- the LOC120454522 gene encoding signal transducer and transcription activator isoform X1 → MSLWKRISSHVDCEQRMAAYYEEKGLLELRLCLAPWIEDRIMSEQITPNTTDQLERVALKFNEDLQQKLLSTRTASDQALKFRVVELCALIQRISAVELYTHLRSGLQKELQLVTEKSVAATAGQSMPLNPYNMNNTPMVTGYMDPSELLAVSNSCNPPVVQGIGPIHNVQNPGIASPALGMVPPKVELYDVQHQIMQALNDFGNCANALKLLVQNYGYMLNSTSSPNAEAAYRSLIDEKAAIVLTMRRSFMYYETLHELVINELKNWRHQQAQAGNGAPFNEGSMDDIQRCFEMLETFIAHMLAAVKELMRVRLVTEEPELTHLLEQVQNAQKNLVCSAFIVDKQPPQVMKTNTRFAASVRWLIGSQLGIHNNPPTVECIIMSEIQAQRFVNRNTQMDNSSLSGQSSGEIQNASSTMEYQQNNHVFSASFRNMQLKKIKRAEKKGTESVMDEKFALFFYTTTTVNDFQIRVWTLSLPVVVIVHGNQEPQSWATITWDNAFAEIVRDPFMITDRVTWAQLSVALNIKFGSCTGRSLTIDNLDFLCEFDLRCLLTVLIFIFVFFTDEKLQREERSEYITWNQFCKEPMPDRSFTFWEWFFAIMKLTKDHMLGMWKAGCIMGFINKAKAQDDLLRSVYGIGTFLLRFSDSELGGVTIAYVNENGLVTMLAPWTARDFQVLNLADRIRDLDVLCWLHPSDRNASPVKRDVAFGEFYSKRQEPEPLVLDPVTGYVKSTLHVHVCSNGDNGSTSGTPHHAQESMQLGNISPQSGITFYSPTRPEESDSDASETAEALASIVKSAQPNDPVISEITEALLTYNYRHGDFGMADFDTITNFENF, encoded by the exons ATGAGCTTGTGGAAGCGCATCTCCAGCCATGTCGACTGCGAGCAGCGTATGGCGGCTTACTACGAGGAGAAGGGTCTGCTCGAGCTGCGCCTCTGCTTGGCACCCTGGATCGAAGACAGGATAAT GTCCGAGCAAATTACGCCCAACACTACCGACCAGTTGGAGCGCGTGGCCCTCAAGTTCAACGAAGATCTGCAGCAAAAGCTTCTGTCCACGCGCACCGCCAGCGACCAGGCCCTCAAGTTCCGGGTGGTGGAGCTTTGCGCCCTCATCCAACGCATCTCCGCTGTCGAGTTGTACACGCATCTGCGGAGCGGCTTACAAAAAGAGTTGCAGTTGGTCACCGAAAAGAGCGTGGCTGCCACCGCAGGCCAATCAATGCCGCTAAATCCCTACAACATGAACAACACGCCCATGGTTACTGGCTACATGGACCCCAGTGAACTGCTGGCGGTGTCCAACAGTTGCAATCCGCCTGTTGTTCAGGGCATAGGCCCCATCCACAATGTGCAAAATCCAGGCATAGCCTCTCCAGCCCTCGGAATGGTCCCGCCCAAGGTGGAGCTGTACGATGTTCAACATCAGATCATGCAGGCCCTCAATGATTTTGGCAACTGTGCCAATGCATTAAAACTGCTTGTCCAGAACTATGGCTACATGCTGAACTCCACATCCTCGCCGAACGCAGAAGCTGCCTACAGAAGTCTAATCGATGAAAAGGCGGCCATCGTGCTCACAATGCGTCGCAGCTTTATGTATTACGAGACGCTCCACGAGTTGGTCATAAACGAGCTGAAGAACTGGCGCCACCAACAAGCGCAAGCTGGAAACGGAGCTCCCTTTAATGAGGGCTCCATGGATGACATCCAGCGCTGCTTTGAGATGCTCGAGACCTTTATCGCACACATGTTGGCTGCCGTTAAGGAGTTGATGCGCGTACGTCTGGTAACCGAAGAGCCCGAGCTCACACATCTGCTCGAGCAGGTGCAAAACGCGCAGAAGAACCTGGTATGCTCCGCCTTTATTGTCGACAAACAGCCCCCGCAAGTGATGAAGACTAACACACGCTTCGCAGCGTCTGTGCGTTGGCTAATCGGCTCCCAGCTCGGCATCCACAACAATCCACCCACAGTCGAGTGCATCATAATGTCAG AGATACAGGCGCAACGGTTCGTCAACCGCAATACACAGATGGATAATAGTAGCCTCTCCGGTCAATCATCGGGCGAGATTCAAAACGCCTCTAGCACCATGGAGTATCAGCAAAACAACCATGTTTTCTCCGCCAGCTTCCGAAACATGCAGCTAAAGAAGATCAAGCGGGCAGAAAAGAAAGGCACTGAGAGCGTTATGGACGAGAAATTCGCCCTGTTCTTCTACACCACCACCACAGTAAACGATTTCCAGATCCGGGTGTGGACCCTGTCCTTACCGGTGGTGGTGATTGTGCACGGCAACCAAGAGCCCCAGTCTTGGGCTACCATTACTTGGGACAATGCGTTTGCGGAGATTGTGCGCGATCCCTTCATGATTACCGACCGCGTTACCTGGGCCCAGCTGTCAGTCGCGCTGAACATCAAATTCGGATCTTGTACAGGGCGTTCTTTGACTATAGATAACCTGGATTTCCTATGTGAGTTCGATCTCCGTTGTTTGTTGACGGTCTTGATctttattttcgttttctttaCAGACGAGAAACTCCAGCGTGAGGAGCGATCTGAGTACATTACGTGGAACCAGTTCTGTAAGGAGCCCATGCCTGACCGGTCCTTTACATTCTGGGAGTGGTTCTTTGCCATCATGAAACTCACCAAAGATCACATGTTGGGCATGTGGAAAGCAGGCTGCATTATGGGCTTCATCAACAAGGCCAAGGCTCAGGATGATCTGTTGCGTTCAGTCTATGGTATTGGGACTTTCCTGCTCCGCTTCTCCGACAGCGAGCTCG GTGGAGTCACTATCGCCTACGTAAACGAAAATGGACTGGTCACCATGCTGGCGCCATGGACTGCACGTGATTTTCAGGTGCTGAACCTGGCCGATCGCATTCGCGATCTAGATGTGCTTTGCTGGCTGCATCCTAGCGATCGCAACGCGAGTCCCGTGAAGAGGGATGTCGCCTTTGGTGAGTTCTACTCAAAGCGTCAAG AACCTGAACCCCTCGTTCTAGATCCCGTGACCGGTTATGTGAAGAGCACATTGCACGTTCACGTTTGTAGCAATGGAGACAATGGATCTACAAGTGGAACTCCGCATCATGCTCAGGAAAGCATGCAACTGGGAAA TATCTCGCCACAAAGCGGCATCACTTTCTATAGCCCAACCCGACCTGAGGAATCAGATTCCGATGCTAGCGAAACGGCCGAGGCCCTAGCGAGCATTGTGAAAAGCGCTCAACCCAACGATCCTGTGATAAGTGAAATCACTGAAGCCTTATTGACATACAACTATAGACA
- the LOC120454522 gene encoding signal transducer and transcription activator isoform X8 has translation MSLWKRISSHVDCEQRMAAYYEEKGLLELRLCLAPWIEDRIMSEQITPNTTDQLERVALKFNEDLQQKLLSTRTASDQALKFRVVELCALIQRISAVELYTHLRSGLQKELQLVTEKSVAATAGQSMPLNPYNMNNTPMVTGYMDPSELLAVSNSCNPPVVQGIGPIHNVQNPGIASPALGMVPPKVELYDVQHQIMQALNDFGNCANALKLLVQNYGYMLNSTSSPNAEAAYRSLIDEKAAIVLTMRRSFMYYETLHELVINELKNWRHQQAQAGNGAPFNEGSMDDIQRCFEMLETFIAHMLAAVKELMRVRLVTEEPELTHLLEQVQNAQKNLVCSAFIVDKQPPQVMKTNTRFAASVRWLIGSQLGIHNNPPTVECIIMSEIQAQRFVNRNTQMDNSSLSGQSSGEIQNASSTMEYQQNNHVFSASFRNMQLKKIKRAEKKGTESVMDEKFALFFYTTTTVNDFQIRVWTLSLPVVVIVHGNQEPQSWATITWDNAFAEIVRDPFMITDRVTWAQLSVALNIKFGSCTGRSLTIDNLDFLCEFDLRCLLTVLIFIFVFFTDEKLQREERSEYITWNQFCKEPMPDRSFTFWEWFFAIMKLTKDHMLGMWKAGCIMGFINKAKAQDDLLRSVYGIGTFLLRFSDSELGGVTIAYVNENGLVTMLAPWTARDFQVLNLADRIRDLDVLCWLHPSDRNASPVKRDVAFGEFYSKRQDPVTGYVKSTLHVHVCSNGDNGSTSGTPHHAQESMQLGNGDFGMADFDTITNFENF, from the exons ATGAGCTTGTGGAAGCGCATCTCCAGCCATGTCGACTGCGAGCAGCGTATGGCGGCTTACTACGAGGAGAAGGGTCTGCTCGAGCTGCGCCTCTGCTTGGCACCCTGGATCGAAGACAGGATAAT GTCCGAGCAAATTACGCCCAACACTACCGACCAGTTGGAGCGCGTGGCCCTCAAGTTCAACGAAGATCTGCAGCAAAAGCTTCTGTCCACGCGCACCGCCAGCGACCAGGCCCTCAAGTTCCGGGTGGTGGAGCTTTGCGCCCTCATCCAACGCATCTCCGCTGTCGAGTTGTACACGCATCTGCGGAGCGGCTTACAAAAAGAGTTGCAGTTGGTCACCGAAAAGAGCGTGGCTGCCACCGCAGGCCAATCAATGCCGCTAAATCCCTACAACATGAACAACACGCCCATGGTTACTGGCTACATGGACCCCAGTGAACTGCTGGCGGTGTCCAACAGTTGCAATCCGCCTGTTGTTCAGGGCATAGGCCCCATCCACAATGTGCAAAATCCAGGCATAGCCTCTCCAGCCCTCGGAATGGTCCCGCCCAAGGTGGAGCTGTACGATGTTCAACATCAGATCATGCAGGCCCTCAATGATTTTGGCAACTGTGCCAATGCATTAAAACTGCTTGTCCAGAACTATGGCTACATGCTGAACTCCACATCCTCGCCGAACGCAGAAGCTGCCTACAGAAGTCTAATCGATGAAAAGGCGGCCATCGTGCTCACAATGCGTCGCAGCTTTATGTATTACGAGACGCTCCACGAGTTGGTCATAAACGAGCTGAAGAACTGGCGCCACCAACAAGCGCAAGCTGGAAACGGAGCTCCCTTTAATGAGGGCTCCATGGATGACATCCAGCGCTGCTTTGAGATGCTCGAGACCTTTATCGCACACATGTTGGCTGCCGTTAAGGAGTTGATGCGCGTACGTCTGGTAACCGAAGAGCCCGAGCTCACACATCTGCTCGAGCAGGTGCAAAACGCGCAGAAGAACCTGGTATGCTCCGCCTTTATTGTCGACAAACAGCCCCCGCAAGTGATGAAGACTAACACACGCTTCGCAGCGTCTGTGCGTTGGCTAATCGGCTCCCAGCTCGGCATCCACAACAATCCACCCACAGTCGAGTGCATCATAATGTCAG AGATACAGGCGCAACGGTTCGTCAACCGCAATACACAGATGGATAATAGTAGCCTCTCCGGTCAATCATCGGGCGAGATTCAAAACGCCTCTAGCACCATGGAGTATCAGCAAAACAACCATGTTTTCTCCGCCAGCTTCCGAAACATGCAGCTAAAGAAGATCAAGCGGGCAGAAAAGAAAGGCACTGAGAGCGTTATGGACGAGAAATTCGCCCTGTTCTTCTACACCACCACCACAGTAAACGATTTCCAGATCCGGGTGTGGACCCTGTCCTTACCGGTGGTGGTGATTGTGCACGGCAACCAAGAGCCCCAGTCTTGGGCTACCATTACTTGGGACAATGCGTTTGCGGAGATTGTGCGCGATCCCTTCATGATTACCGACCGCGTTACCTGGGCCCAGCTGTCAGTCGCGCTGAACATCAAATTCGGATCTTGTACAGGGCGTTCTTTGACTATAGATAACCTGGATTTCCTATGTGAGTTCGATCTCCGTTGTTTGTTGACGGTCTTGATctttattttcgttttctttaCAGACGAGAAACTCCAGCGTGAGGAGCGATCTGAGTACATTACGTGGAACCAGTTCTGTAAGGAGCCCATGCCTGACCGGTCCTTTACATTCTGGGAGTGGTTCTTTGCCATCATGAAACTCACCAAAGATCACATGTTGGGCATGTGGAAAGCAGGCTGCATTATGGGCTTCATCAACAAGGCCAAGGCTCAGGATGATCTGTTGCGTTCAGTCTATGGTATTGGGACTTTCCTGCTCCGCTTCTCCGACAGCGAGCTCG GTGGAGTCACTATCGCCTACGTAAACGAAAATGGACTGGTCACCATGCTGGCGCCATGGACTGCACGTGATTTTCAGGTGCTGAACCTGGCCGATCGCATTCGCGATCTAGATGTGCTTTGCTGGCTGCATCCTAGCGATCGCAACGCGAGTCCCGTGAAGAGGGATGTCGCCTTTGGTGAGTTCTACTCAAAGCGTCAAG ATCCCGTGACCGGTTATGTGAAGAGCACATTGCACGTTCACGTTTGTAGCAATGGAGACAATGGATCTACAAGTGGAACTCCGCATCATGCTCAGGAAAGCATGCAACTGGGAAA
- the LOC120454522 gene encoding signal transducer and transcription activator isoform X11, with protein MPLNPYNMNNTPMVTGYMDPSELLAVSNSCNPPVVQGIGPIHNVQNPGIASPALGMVPPKVELYDVQHQIMQALNDFGNCANALKLLVQNYGYMLNSTSSPNAEAAYRSLIDEKAAIVLTMRRSFMYYETLHELVINELKNWRHQQAQAGNGAPFNEGSMDDIQRCFEMLETFIAHMLAAVKELMRVRLVTEEPELTHLLEQVQNAQKNLVCSAFIVDKQPPQVMKTNTRFAASVRWLIGSQLGIHNNPPTVECIIMSEIQAQRFVNRNTQMDNSSLSGQSSGEIQNASSTMEYQQNNHVFSASFRNMQLKKIKRAEKKGTESVMDEKFALFFYTTTTVNDFQIRVWTLSLPVVVIVHGNQEPQSWATITWDNAFAEIVRDPFMITDRVTWAQLSVALNIKFGSCTGRSLTIDNLDFLCEFDLRCLLTVLIFIFVFFTDEKLQREERSEYITWNQFCKEPMPDRSFTFWEWFFAIMKLTKDHMLGMWKAGCIMGFINKAKAQDDLLRSVYGIGTFLLRFSDSELGGVTIAYVNENGLVTMLAPWTARDFQVLNLADRIRDLDVLCWLHPSDRNASPVKRDVAFGEFYSKRQEPEPLVLDPVTGYVKSTLHVHVCSNGDNGSTSGTPHHAQESMQLGNISPQSGITFYSPTRPEESDSDASETAEALASIVKSAQPNDPVISEITEALLTYNYRHGDFGMADFDTITNFENF; from the exons ATGCCGCTAAATCCCTACAACATGAACAACACGCCCATGGTTACTGGCTACATGGACCCCAGTGAACTGCTGGCGGTGTCCAACAGTTGCAATCCGCCTGTTGTTCAGGGCATAGGCCCCATCCACAATGTGCAAAATCCAGGCATAGCCTCTCCAGCCCTCGGAATGGTCCCGCCCAAGGTGGAGCTGTACGATGTTCAACATCAGATCATGCAGGCCCTCAATGATTTTGGCAACTGTGCCAATGCATTAAAACTGCTTGTCCAGAACTATGGCTACATGCTGAACTCCACATCCTCGCCGAACGCAGAAGCTGCCTACAGAAGTCTAATCGATGAAAAGGCGGCCATCGTGCTCACAATGCGTCGCAGCTTTATGTATTACGAGACGCTCCACGAGTTGGTCATAAACGAGCTGAAGAACTGGCGCCACCAACAAGCGCAAGCTGGAAACGGAGCTCCCTTTAATGAGGGCTCCATGGATGACATCCAGCGCTGCTTTGAGATGCTCGAGACCTTTATCGCACACATGTTGGCTGCCGTTAAGGAGTTGATGCGCGTACGTCTGGTAACCGAAGAGCCCGAGCTCACACATCTGCTCGAGCAGGTGCAAAACGCGCAGAAGAACCTGGTATGCTCCGCCTTTATTGTCGACAAACAGCCCCCGCAAGTGATGAAGACTAACACACGCTTCGCAGCGTCTGTGCGTTGGCTAATCGGCTCCCAGCTCGGCATCCACAACAATCCACCCACAGTCGAGTGCATCATAATGTCAG AGATACAGGCGCAACGGTTCGTCAACCGCAATACACAGATGGATAATAGTAGCCTCTCCGGTCAATCATCGGGCGAGATTCAAAACGCCTCTAGCACCATGGAGTATCAGCAAAACAACCATGTTTTCTCCGCCAGCTTCCGAAACATGCAGCTAAAGAAGATCAAGCGGGCAGAAAAGAAAGGCACTGAGAGCGTTATGGACGAGAAATTCGCCCTGTTCTTCTACACCACCACCACAGTAAACGATTTCCAGATCCGGGTGTGGACCCTGTCCTTACCGGTGGTGGTGATTGTGCACGGCAACCAAGAGCCCCAGTCTTGGGCTACCATTACTTGGGACAATGCGTTTGCGGAGATTGTGCGCGATCCCTTCATGATTACCGACCGCGTTACCTGGGCCCAGCTGTCAGTCGCGCTGAACATCAAATTCGGATCTTGTACAGGGCGTTCTTTGACTATAGATAACCTGGATTTCCTATGTGAGTTCGATCTCCGTTGTTTGTTGACGGTCTTGATctttattttcgttttctttaCAGACGAGAAACTCCAGCGTGAGGAGCGATCTGAGTACATTACGTGGAACCAGTTCTGTAAGGAGCCCATGCCTGACCGGTCCTTTACATTCTGGGAGTGGTTCTTTGCCATCATGAAACTCACCAAAGATCACATGTTGGGCATGTGGAAAGCAGGCTGCATTATGGGCTTCATCAACAAGGCCAAGGCTCAGGATGATCTGTTGCGTTCAGTCTATGGTATTGGGACTTTCCTGCTCCGCTTCTCCGACAGCGAGCTCG GTGGAGTCACTATCGCCTACGTAAACGAAAATGGACTGGTCACCATGCTGGCGCCATGGACTGCACGTGATTTTCAGGTGCTGAACCTGGCCGATCGCATTCGCGATCTAGATGTGCTTTGCTGGCTGCATCCTAGCGATCGCAACGCGAGTCCCGTGAAGAGGGATGTCGCCTTTGGTGAGTTCTACTCAAAGCGTCAAG AACCTGAACCCCTCGTTCTAGATCCCGTGACCGGTTATGTGAAGAGCACATTGCACGTTCACGTTTGTAGCAATGGAGACAATGGATCTACAAGTGGAACTCCGCATCATGCTCAGGAAAGCATGCAACTGGGAAA TATCTCGCCACAAAGCGGCATCACTTTCTATAGCCCAACCCGACCTGAGGAATCAGATTCCGATGCTAGCGAAACGGCCGAGGCCCTAGCGAGCATTGTGAAAAGCGCTCAACCCAACGATCCTGTGATAAGTGAAATCACTGAAGCCTTATTGACATACAACTATAGACA